The DNA segment tcgtaaattaataagtacTGCTGTCCCAAGTATGGAATTAGAGTACTcagaagaaataaattcacAAATTCATAATCaagagaaaatagaaatattgtacCATCAGCAAGAAGAGAGATTAAAAACACATGATCAACAAGTAGAGGGCATAGAAATATCTCATTGTCAACAAGAAAAGAGAACAGAAATGTTATCTGAGAAACAAGAAGACATTTTAAGCAGAATAGAAATGTTACATgatcaacatattaaaaaaattgaaatattgcaCCAACAAGAAGAAAGAATGGAAATGTTGCATAATCAACAAGAAGAGAGAATGGAAATGTTGTATCATCAACAAGAAGAGAGAATGGAAATGTTGACTCTAAAACAAGAAGAAAgtcaaaagaaaatagaaacacTACAAGTAGAAAAAATAGGAATGATGTATAATCAACAAGAAAAGAGAATAGAAATGTTTCAGAAACAAGAAgaaattcaaaacaaattaaaaatgttacatgatcaacaaataaaaaaaatggaaacatTACACTATCAGCAGATAAAAAACATGATAATGTTGCATGatcaacaaataaaaacaatggaAATGTTGCACCAtcaaaaagaagagaaaatagaaatattgtttcaaaaacaagaaaaaattgaagagagaataaaaatgttacatcACCAACaacagaaaataagaaaaagaccTAATATTCTgagaattatacaaaaaaggCCTCACATTCAATTGCTTTATCAAAAACTTGTCAAATTAGAAAAGGATCAAAGATGTTTAAGgaatatagttaaaaaaatgaaacagaAACAAATATCTGATAGAAAGGGAGATACTAAGATTTGTCTCAATTTAACTATGCTAAATGGTGAAAATAATTCTGCTGAATGAAAGCAGAATAAAACAGTATTCTAaggttatattattatcaatctTATTGTACtgataattctataatatcacattgatatgttaaataaaaggaTATTGTTTTCAGACTCAAAATACAGAGGTGGCAAAGAAGGATATAATAGGTATATTACATCTTAACAAAGGTTCGGTGTATAAAATAGAATCTTTTGGTAAGTAAAATTAGATTtgcaataacaattattaaataaatcttaaatgtGATTATTTCTTGATATTCTAAAGTTTATTATGATATTCTAAACTTTTTATGTTTGATATCAGTCTTCAATGATGGCTTGCACAAGGAATTATCCAATTTACAAGAACTTTATATATCTCTAATTTACAAAGATAACTTTTTAAGAGTAATCTAGTatgaatgttaattttatatatataatgaaaatattaaatattgtctcATGTTTACCATCTGTGTTTTCAGGCTCTTGTTACAATATTCTCATCTGCATATGGCTGATTAACATTCGTCTTAATAATGCACCCATGTGCTACATTAAGTCAAGCAGATTTCCCTTCTTCAATACTAAGTATTTAAATTGACTGAAATCAGCGACTGAATTTTAGTTTCTCAAAATTGGGACGCACAATATAGAGGTGCTACAAATACTGATGACATGCGAGAACAATAGGAATTTACCGACTCTAGCAAAACGCGTCTTTCTTTCTGTAACGTAGCACTGGCGTTAACGAGTAATGCCATCTATGCAAATTCACGACACTCTATATTACATTAGAAATGCTTTTATCTTACCACAGTCAAAATTGTAAGCGTAACAATCATCTGAAGACCGATTACTTGTTGGACGTAGTGTAatgattctaaaaatattgattaattaaatatataaattatatattttacatttgtagttaTGTACGAAATGTAATTATGTTATGCTTTCGAAATTCTATATACACAAGAATAATATACTTGTAACAGCGTTCTTTATATATCGATTATTGATTCCTTTAATTCCATCACTATAAGATAATgcttaaaaaagaacaagagtttgtaatataaatttaatataaatatacaaactatataaatcaaataacaaatgataaatatcttattgttTGTCCAGGAAAGATTCGAGATACGTATAGTATCTTTCTCTCAAGCGTTACTGCGTTATGCACATTGCTTTGTCGCGATTGATTTTTGTCTCGatattgaattgaatttcCGCTATCGATCTTAGCGTCGCGTAAAATTCTCGTGAGCTCTGCGGAATtggaatatgtataaatatgccGCAGGAACAGAAGGTAAAAGAGGATGCTTTTTTCGCCGTTTTCCGGTGACAGGAAATACGCAAATGGGATTTGCCCCTGAGTACACGTCCGTCCCGAGCACTCTGACAGAATGGGCGATTTTAGGTTCTGAAGCTGCACGATGTCTGGCGCACTTGCAATAAGATACGAGCCGCCGTGTTTCGCGTCGGACTCGATCTCTGGGAGTACTACAAACCCCTAGATCCTGACAAACGTTGTTTAATATCAGGTATAAATATCAAACATTGACATTGAGACGAACGATCGTTTCTGGCTCTTCTAAAGTTAGTTGTCGGGTGGGagcgattatttttatacgtttgatatataatagaaaatcgTTGAGATAATATGTGCAATTACTTTTATTCAGATTCTTATTGGTTcaacttttttgtaaattatcgTTCTttgtattaatcaaatatttcaaatcaccggatttttttacgtttaaataaaGTGATCTGTTATGATACAAGCAATTGAGgatgtaaatgcaatatatcTTGTGATTTGAAgaaatgaatttaaatataagatatttatttaaatagattaaatataagatatttatttaaaataatttcaatttctttaaatttggatACATGACTTAACTTCACGATGCACAACTTGATTTAGTAGAATACTAATAATttgttagtaaaatttaaaatttgttttaaatttgatgTCTGAATAATTCTTGTTATTAAATGTAtctaaaattactttttgatgCACTGCTTGAAATACGTGTGTACGTAAATAGATCATTAAATCTGCAGAACCCAAATTTATCTCCATTTTGGCTGGACCACTAAAAAGCATAATTGGCTTATCGGATAAAGAGATTTGCGATCTGACGGATTATTTTCGAATTCAGGACGGTCGGATTCTTTACTCGCAATTTTGCGAAGTTATTCACGACAGCGGTAtgaacgattatttttatgtaaaacgtatttttagataattctcaataattattgttttcttaGCTTATACATCATACTCGTATGTCAAAATCTTATCTTCCGATAAAAGCAAAACATTGAATCATTTGCTTCAGCAAGTTTCTGAGGTTGATTaacattaagattaaaattaaatttatttaacattatgattaaatttggataattaacgttacaaattatatacttgGCGAGAAAAAAGTGCAtttctttaacaaatattttactttggaaaaagcaaattaaaagtttaataaaaaattaacttttgttttaatttatcgtgATACTACATAacgaataaaacatttaattaatttctaaaaaatgcattcaggattttgtgttttattttctttgtttttctttcttttgtttttgatatacaatatccttttattttttaaatttattttaccttGTATACGTATTGTTAATCAAAACTTGTTTGTGATACGCGCTTAATCTAGATTCATCGATTGAATCGATAAAATGGGATATGTAGATTCACAATATAATTTCCATGAAATTTCTCGTAGTTCCTGATTTTGGAAAAAACAAGAGTCTCGTAACCGGTTTGGAATGGGAGGATCTGTTGCATGTAAATGCTCTGAGCGGCATAGAAACacgaaaattgaatttaataatcacTCAGATTGCCGTGTTAGTGAGCAAAAGAAAGATTGTTCTTCGGCCATACTTTCAAGATTACGAGTTGGTACGTTCGGCATGCTTGAATCGATTTGCAACGTTATCCCACCcttgtaatttaattctttaattttttgattgtaCAAAGTAATATGTTCTTGAtaagcataataattatactaacCCGTGGTACATTACGTATtcgctaatattaatttttagtattttaagtTCTCTCTCGTAAAAcgttatgttaaaaaaagtaccATCGATtctgtttttgcattattaagaTGCTTTCTATGTttagcaataattatttctgtttaatatattaaaagtagacgaaagtaattaaaagaaatttattggtttaataaaaatgatagggaaatttaatagtttttgacTCATTCTAAGATATGATTCGTAGATCGCGAAGAATGTCGGCACGGTTACTCTCGCCCATTTCGGtcggatattaaaatttctggGCATTGTTCTTGGTGCCGAAGAGTTTCGCCTGCTCGTGAAGAGATTTGCTAAAGATGCTTACACTGTTAATTACGTGGCGTTTCTGAAGGCAGTCGATGAGGTTCAACGTTATTTAGACGAACATGGCATGGTGGATTTCGGCGGAGTACTGTTATTCTCGGAGGATTTccttctttcatttttttttttataatcttcatattacatatatttaggGAACTGAAGAAAGTAACATATGCTGTTTGGAACATATGCTAGATTTTACTTTCTTTGTTCCATTTCGCAGGAGTTGCCCGAACAATTTCCCGGTCGAATAATTACGGCCGAGCTGCCGAAAGTCCCACGACCGGAAATCGGCAAGATCACGCCCAGCCAAGTGTTCGGTAAGCAAACGGTGTTCCATCCGGTGACGGAGCCCACGAGGAAGACAATGCCTACGCCGGAAGTCGTGAAACGTATCCAGAGACACATTCTCGAGCGCCGGATACGGGTTCACGAATTCTTCAAGGTTGTCGcgatttaattatgtttaattagcGTTACCATGTATGCCGCGATTTGTCGGATTCGTCGTTATCGCGTCTTCTTTGTACGGTCGTGATAACgacttttaatgatttaatacaTTGATTAACAACTGAGCGATTTGGGGCATATAGGGTTTTGAATATCTGAACTCCGGTCGAGTGACCGTGCAGCAATTTCAAAGAGCGCTAGACGCGTTGCAGATATCATCCTTGGGCCATCTTTGGCTGCTCGAACCGGAAGTCGATGCCTTGATCGCACTCTACAAGGATCCGGATGATCCCGATCGCGTGTGTTGGCGCACGTTTCAGGATGATATAGATCAGGgtgcaatattataacaaatataaagttatcaatgatataaatatatcctGGTAACAATTCTTCGTTTTGTTTAAactatagaaatttttattttgaagagaCAAAACACTCGTCTGAAATTCATCCTCTTTATAACAATATctgtgaattattatataaagagaaGACTGAAAATTACATGATTTAACTGTGAAACATACTGAGAATGcaatacttttaaaagatggcatttttcttatttgagctatcatttttacattactATCATTTTAATGAGTATCTTTATTTAGTTTTCACCGTGAAAAAACTTGACAAATCGCCAAATTTAAAAGTGGAATCACCGCCTCAAGAAATCGCCGAGCTACCTCGTATAGGCACATTGAACTGGCAATGCCAGCCAAAGAGTGTGAGAGATCTCTGTGAAGATATCTTACAGAGGGTAAGGAGGCGAGTTGAGGAGAGAAGAATTCTCTTGAAGCAATTTTTCAAGGACTACgacaagtatatatatttaaataatcattaatagtTTGACAAGAAAAATTCAAACAAaggatttttacatattctatCTAAATTAACCATTTAGcacgtaataatttatttgatgctttcatatatatttttggaaaatagtaatgctttaaattaaaaatatttgaaaaattactgtGTTAATTGGTTAATAGTTTTCCGATGAAAAGCTGCcgtttatttgaataaaatatactgcaaaatatttcaataatacacAATACGCTGCTgcaatgatattaataattttttaaatataactaacaattgaattacaattatattttcgcaGACATAATTGCGGTCACGTGACGCGAGCTCAATTGAGACAAGTTCTTATCACGGCGACTATACTCTTATCACCGGAGGAAGCGTTCGCTTTGGAACAAAGGTACAATGACGATCTAGGCTTTAACTACATTCAATTCCTGCAAGAGTTGGAACCCGAACCGATTGTAGAACCTTTGTACGTACGCATGTTGGAGGAAAAGAAGCAGCTCAATGCCGAGAAACCGTCGTGTGAGCCTCGCGAGGAGGAGACTAACATCGTTTTGATTTTGGCTAAAATTAAGGCTAAAGTCGTGCGCGAGAGAATCAAAGTATAGATTTACAGTAGactgaaaggaaaaaattggATTGAGTCACAGAACTAATTCCTCACACTTTTTGCGCGCAGGTTCTCGAATTTCTAAGCCAATTCGACAGACAAAATCATCTTATCATTACAAGGATTGATTTCATTAGGGGTTTAGATCAGCTTCGTTGCGGTTTGACAACGGCGGAAGTAGATACGATTACGAAAGTGTTTCAGGCGTCTCTAAAGTAAAggagatattataatattgaaaataataattccgtTAAAATTAGTAGACAGGAATAGATGTAAAAATAGGAATAGgactaaaaagaaaaaagtctTTATCCATCAAAATCTCAGGcaacttttacttttaaaactgtttattatttgtttttttttttattataaaaatggattttgtAAAATCGTGACTATcgttaagtaaatatatttctttaacttGGCGTTCTAATCGTGATTATCGTGTTTTTTTCTGAAGACCCGACTTTATTGAGTACACAAAATTTGCGGCAGTTGTGGAAGAAGCTGTTGCGACGGCGGGCTTGGAAAAATTTCCACTTGTAGTCCCCTTACAACATGTGCCCTCCGAGGCGAGTGACAGAACTTTCCTGAATTTCGACGAACGACAAAAGGTGGGAATAGCGATGGATAAATTGTGCCAAGTGCGAAGTCCGAATCTGGAGGAGATCTTCAAAGTGAGTTgcgataaattataatgttgcAACGATACGAATCAATGTGAAGACGAACAATCATttattcttctctttctcatgAAAAAAGAGGAGCAGCAACTTGATCGttgttaattgtttttttaggACTACGATAAGGAGAACACCGGTACGGTTTGCAAAGGACACTTGATTAGAACATTGTCGGTTAGACGAATGCTGGAGCTTGTCAATAACAGAGAATTAGACGCCGTACACAAGTGCTTCTCCATCGAGAGAAGTGGCCGCTTGGAGTTCAACTATCGAGCCTTCCTGCGTGCTTTGCACCTGTTACAAGAGAACAAAAAGGTCATGCCCTTTTAGAAGAGGCGATTGACCCGGTTGCAAGTTTAGAAGCTGAGAGAATACTTTGCTGTTATATCTCATAGTGTATATTaccgttaaataatttaagtgaATGCGACGTTTTAAGCTGCACATTCTTTGAGTATTTATGTGTCACGTAGAGGGAAACAAGTTGTCTAATTTTCGAGGTACTTTTTATACATCAACTTTATTATTCGTACGTATTTTTGAGGTGctgtgaaaaaatatatcttcgaATAAATCAAatgtctttttaaaaaaacttcttGATTATTTCATTAGctagaattttaattagctGCACAATGACGTAACGTGaactttttcataaatattaagtttacaCTTCAGATAATAGATGTAGTATAAAAAAGACACCTTCTATACAATGTTTTAAAACTGCATctgcaagtttttttttcgtatattatatatgcttAGACTGGCTAGTTTAAAACTGTAGACCGGACAAAATATAGATGAGATGATATTGTGAGAGCATGTTTGCctatatgaataattaaacttgTTGGACCAGTTCTTTTCAGAAGGAGAACTTCTTTCGTTCACTAACGTCTGTGCATCAAACTTTGATCttcgtataaatttattcggaATTTAAAACTTGCTTCTTAGATTGAGAAGGTATAAGAAGGAAGAACATCGTGTGGATCGCggtgatttttatttctgacgACTTGCTGTTACATCGAACATAAGGTAaggagatttttttctttgtcataattgtatcaatttattaacaatcagcttatcttatatttttcttattacaaaatggtttattataaattaactctTTGATTATATCGTTATTTTTACTACTTTGGACTGTAATTATAAGTCTGTCGCGTCGGAcgccattttattttaaaataaagaaaaaatttgaaaaaaatgacaaagtatctatcttttatttttctatttattttctaaatatgaGTAAGGGAAGAaagatgatttttaaaataaaatatataacttttcgGTCTATATGggaatcaatttttaatttgaagatAATTGAAGAGTCGATCATGAATACCGGCTTACACTATTCTAATATTGAATTGCTTCCTCACTCGCTAATGGATGGCGCCACCGttacaattttgatataagaaatttttagatttttaaatttattttattatgtgtacTTAATAATTGTCTTTCATTTGtcacaataatttttccaattattTTTAGCTAATGTGATgaataagataaaagttaaaataaaaaatgtttaatttaggtctttattttattcaagttgtaagttttaatttaataatgattttataatattattattttattatatcaagtTTCTGTATTACATAAGTTATTAATTGTGGAACTAGAGTTTATTGAGTTTAAAATACACGTACCGTGCGGGAAAATACGCGCGGGACGTACCGTGAAATCAGTGAGACTTTAGGTAAATGTCAAAACAGCGCGCTTGCATTCAAAGTATCGGTTGCGACGTCCATTCTGAGGAAATAGGAGCGGCTACATTTTTAGATCATAGGAATTGCCGAAGCACATACATTAGCTTTGCCAGCACGTACCACTCGCTGGCGGAGAATAATTTAGGCAGATAGAAAGTCACGTTCTCGTATGCTCCTTACAATGGATTAAAATGCCAAGAGAAAATATGTGTCGTTGTTAGCACTCGCtacttgcaaaaaaaaagatctcttGACTTTCGTTGCATCGTCAAAATACTCCTTACATTACTAAAATACTTGGTCTTTTATGTGATAAAGAAACGATGAGATCCGTGATGCTGCTTTGCCTGATCGTCGCTTCCGCCGTTGCTGGACCACCTGCACTGGCTGGAGTCTCGGAGGAATTCCTGTCGCCTCAGTGTCAAACCCCCAAGTGTCCGGCCACGAAAATCAAAGGTGACTCGCCGATCACTTTACCTTATCCCTTGGACTGCCTGCAATACATCGTCTGCGAGGAGTCCGGCCCTCGCACAGTGGCATGTCCAGATGATATGATCTTCAACAAGGTaagacatttaaatttatctgaGGCTTGATTCAAAATTAAAGACTGAAAATTTCgtgttacaataaatatacagACACAaggtaattttattcaaacttttttacgtgcaacaaattgttaaaatttcttgtctatataataaaacaaaaatattatatttttgcgttAGAAATACAATTTCAGGATACGCTCCGACTTTGAGCTGTCGCTTTAAAACGCAGAAGTCATTCTCGATTCCGAGAGTAACTCGTACAGAGCGAGAGATAGCATTGTGAGTCcgctgttaatttttaatcgtcTAATTTTTCAATGTGTCAAGCAAGGCAGATAGCGAAATTGTAATCCTGCGAGAGCCTTGCAATCTCACTTGGGCCGAAATTCTCATTGGACAATACTTCTTACGTCTCAGTTCAGTTTCAGTTAAAATTACATCTCTTGATATACACTTGGCGATATGGCGGTTCGCATGATGTTTCACGGATTGTTGTTGTCCGGAGTGTTGCACATCACGCGAAAAAACCCGCCCGCTGCATCGATCGGCCACCTATGAGGAGTAGCCTCGCACGAGAGACGGGGACGATTTCATTCATCTTCGTCGGTCTCTCGTGACGCGATGTCTCATTAATTCCTTGTTCCCGTGTATAGGTCTACATACATCATAATATCCCGCATTTTAGGATCATTTCTTGTAACGACATATCGACATTTACACATTGTTACATTGATTGAAGCtgcaatctataaaaaaatttcatattatctTTTCGTcgttataagaaattaatgatTCGGGATTGCGGGAGAGATATTTTATAGTGTATATAGCATAGACGATAAATAGAAAcctaaatgaattttataaattttctaatacatagaattgaatataaatgtttattaacaCTAGTCATTTTGCAATTCATGAATTTGTCGGTACTTTTTAGcacataacattaataaattaattagacaAATTGAACAAATGTTAACTTCTATTGCCGTAGTGCAGaacaaagattttaattaaaaccagATTTatgaataacaatattaaataaacgaaaaATACTCAGGTCATCTGGTTTATTTCTAATTCAATTGCCGTGGTTTAGaacaaagattttaattaaaaccagatttataaacaacaatattaaataaacgaaaaATAGGTTATCTGGtctatttctaatattaaaaaaaaaattttaatgttaataaatatttctttagaaatcgtacgaaattatttatgataaaattttttaaaataacttctagaattattttgaaaacatctttaataaattcttaattaattcaatttgaacatatatatatatatatatatatatatatatatatatatacatatatggctactaataaaatttaattatagtctttgttaattttaaataaaacacggTAAATTTGTCTCGCCTCgtcgatttattattattgcatgctaaaaatattaacatgtaCTGTAGAAGAATAAGTCTCTAATAATAAACACTTATATTTGTTTCCTTTATTAGaagattgataaaaatacCATTTTCGAGAAATCCTATTGTTCTCAAACATAAATTATgacagaattaattattatatttaaatcatttgacttataaaaatttctaagatatctttatactaaatttctattaaaattaattttctcttattctgtaagtgtaaaaaattaattatcaatgcTACGTCAAGTATCATCAATCATCCTTTCCATCTCATTAAGCAGTAATTAAAGCCAGAAGTAGAGTTTACATCCTCatcaaattatcaaaaaaagtttattttacttaGAATACCTTTAAATTGGAATAGTTCTGGTAACAGATTAGGCAAAATTCACAAGTACTCTGCGCATGCAgcgttatattataataaaagtacacgggatgaaagagagaaatggaTCTTACTCCGAAACACGACACCGATGTGTTGGTGATCTACAAATGCGTCACGTGTAGAAGTCGCGGCCTCGTATCACCCTACGATAACCCAACGATGGAATCCTCCCCCGTTTCGTCGTATCCAGTTACGGACGCACGTGCATATTGTCGTCCCCGGGTGCTTCACCTGACACGTGGCCGGGCGAATTTCAATTCACCGGTTCTCCGAGGACGTCGGTGCTTGACTTCGTGACGAGCGGGGTCGCCTGAACTCACTCGACCGGTTGTCGTTTTTAATCCGTCGCCCTTCTTTGCGTGCGTAACGATCGCTCCGCGATATCGCGTCACGCTTGCGAAAGCACGAAAGCAGTcctttgaagaaaaaaaaacacaggGAGGAATGGTAGGAACTAATGGAAATTTAATTCCGCGATGTCGCGAGAGATGCTAATCTTGGACAGCGGAA comes from the Monomorium pharaonis isolate MP-MQ-018 chromosome 9, ASM1337386v2, whole genome shotgun sequence genome and includes:
- the LOC114255199 gene encoding uncharacterized protein LOC114255199, with the protein product MVKIILLNESRIKQYSKTQNTEVAKKDIIGILHLNKGSVYKIESFGSCYNILICIWLINIRLNNAPMCYIKSSRFPFFNTKYLN